The genomic stretch CAGGGCCACCACCTCGCCCTCCCCGACGGTGAGCGACACGCCGTCGAGCGCCCGCACGCCGGGGAAGGACTTGCCGATGGCCCGCATCGTCAGAACCGTCGTCACCGCAGGCTCCATGCCGTGTAGGAGGCGGCCGACCAGGGGGTCTTCGGGGCGAGCTGGACGGTGATCTCGCTCTTGCCCTTCGTGACGCCCGCCGGGATCTGGTAGACGTCCTCCAGCCACCTGCGGGTCCGGTTACCGAGGGGCTGCACCCAGTCGGCCAGCCTGTGGCCGTTGACGGTGACCTCGGCGTGCTGGCCCGCGAGGTTCTGGTCGCCGGTGCGGCGCAGCTCGACGCCCCGATTGCCGCGGTCGATCCGCAGCTTGAAGCTCACCGGGCCGTCGGTCGTGCGCTGGGTGGTCTTCAGCGTCAGCGGGTTCCTGAAGTCGCCCTCGAACGCCGAGTCCAGCGTCGTGATCTCGCCCTGGCCGGTGTAGCCGTGTTGCTGCTCGCTCGCCTGGTCGCCGACGGTGAGAGCGTCGGTCTGCGTGGCCGCCGCCTGGTCGCGGCCGTACCAGTAGGCGGTCGAGGAGTAGACGCCCTCGACGTCGTTGGTCCAGCCGTGCTCGATGTCGAAGGTGAGCGAGCTCCCGAACGGCACGGCGTCGCCGATCATCAGCCGGTACGCGCCGGTGCAGTCGCCGTCGGCCGGGCAGCCGGTCGCGGGGGCCAGGTGCGCGGTGTTGCCGTGGAAGGGAGTGGTGAAGGTCTCCCGGTTGAAGTACCAGCCGGCCTGGTAGAAGTCCTCTGTGCCGGTGCCGTGGATCTGCGGGGTGCGCGAGCCGTCCACGTAGACGCGCTCGTCGCCCTCCAGGTAGTTGCGGTTCGTCGGGCCGCGCATGGTGTGGCTGACGCCGACGAACTTGCCCTGGGCGCCGGTGACGCGCAGGAAGGGCCAGCTCGTGCCGGGGGTGGTGCCGCCGCCACGGGACTGCGTCCGGAAATAGCCGACATTTCCTGCTATAGGGCTGTGGGTGGACGTGACCACCGCCTGGCCCTCGATCGCCTGGCCGGAGTCGTTGTACAGCTCGACCGTCGCGCCCGTCCGGTACGGCATCGGCCACCAGGCGGTGAGCGTGCTCGTCTTGGCGTCGATCGCGGACATCAGCGACGCGACCGGCATCATCGCGTGGCCACTGCCGAAGAACTCGCCGACCGGCGAGTCGACGGTGCGGTGGCCGTCGAAGCTGATGCGCAGCCGTAGCCCCTGCAACACCTCCTGGGCCGACCTGATCGTGGCGAGCTGGTCCTCGTTCATCGGGAAGGCGAAGGTCCGCTCTCCCTGCCAGGTCTGCGCGACGATCTTGTAGTTGTGAGCCGGCTCACTGGCCGCGTCGCCGACGTCCACGGTGTCGGTGCGCTTGCCGGCGCTGTCCACCCAGTACGTGAACTCGTTGTAGTCGAGGTCCGACGACGCGAACACGTTCTTGATCGTGATCTTGGACTTGCCCTTGGTGGCACTGGCGGGCAGGTCCACGACCTCCTCGGCCCACATCCCGGCGGCCCCCAGCTTGCTGGGCGGCCACTGGGCGACCTCCTGCCCGTCCACCAGGATCTTGGCGACCTGTCTGCCGATGGCCGGGTCGATGCGGCGGGTCAGCCGTACCCCGTCGTTGGCCGGGTCGATCGCGACGGTGAACTCGCTGGAGCCGCCGGCGCCGAACGCCCGGCCCTCGTCGGCCTCGGTCTTCGGCAGCACCTGCACGGCCTGCGGCAGCCTCAACCTGATCTGCGACAGCAGGCCGGAGCCCACCGTGCGCGCCACCCGCGCCGACGCGCCGGGAGCGAGATCGATCGCGGCGTCGTGCGTGCGCGCGCCCGGCATCGGGGGCTTGGGGTCGCCGCCCGCCTTGAGCCTGTCGATGACGTCCTGCGCCTTGTCGGCCGGGTCGAACGTGCTCACGCCCTCGGCGTCGGCGAACGTGCGGTAGCTGACGTGGTAGAAGAACGGATTGTGCTCGGTGGTGACGCGCATCGAGCGCGTGTACGGCATCGGCACCTGGATGTAGACGCCGCCGGAGCTCTGGTCGGCGTTTCCCACGAGGGGGTAGGCGAAGGGGGCGCCGAGCTTGCCGTTCACCACGTCCTGCAGGCTCGTCTCGACGACTTTCCTGCCGTCCAGCTCGATGGTGATCGTGCCGGTGCGGGTGACGTCACCGCCGTCCCTGGTGAACCAGATGGCCTGCACCTCACCGGCGCCTGTGTGCTCGGCGATCACGCAGCCCTGGCCGGTGGTGCTCAGGCAGGAGTACTTGCCCTCGAACCCGTCGTTGTTGTCGCCGGTGCGGTCGAAGCTGGAGAACTGTTTGGTCTGCACGCCGACCGGCAGCTCGGGCAGCCGGTCGAGCCTGCGGTAAACGTCCCACCCGACCGGGCCCTTGGCGGTGGCGGTGACCGTGACCTGCTGGGCCTGTGCCGGAGCGGCGATCAGCCCGCCCGCCACCAGGACGGCCGCTCCCACGATCGCGCTAAGCCGCATCGCCGAACCCCTCGAACGCGACGCCGAGCTGCTCGCACACCGCCCGGAGCTCGGCGACGTAGTCGCCCGGCACGGCGTGGATGTGGTTGGAGCCGAAGCGGCCGAGGAACTCGGTGGCCGGCACGTGCAGCCGGGTGAACGCGTGCGGCCACTCGAACGTCGACTGCCTGGCCATCGCCTCGTTGGTGGCGTCGTCGTACAGCTCGAAGTCGCCGCGCATCACATGCATGCGGTACGCGCCGTCCCTGCGCGTCAGCCGGGCGAACGTGGCCGCCCCGGGAGCCGCCAGATGGTGCACGCTCGCACCGCCCGCGGGGAAGAAGAAGACCTCGGGGTAGAAGTGCGTCCTGGCGAGGTTCTCGGCCGGGTCGTCGGACCTGGCCGCGTACCACGTGGCGTGCTGGCCCGAGTTGCACAGGTCCCACACGTCCTTGTCGGCGTGGTAGTGCCTGACGTCGGCGAACAGCACCGGGTCGCCGCTCAGCAGCTTGAGGATCTGCATGGTCAGCGCGCCGTCCATGTCGGCCTCGGTCGCGCAGACGTGCGTCTCCTTGGGACCCTCCCAGTCGTACGGGTCGTTGAGGAACGCCTCGGCGAGATCCATCGTGCAGAAGTGGGTGGTCAGCTCGGGCTGGCCCTTGATGCCGGAGAAGTCCAGGTTCCACTCGTCGATGAGCTCGCGCATGGCGTAGTACGTGCGGATCTGCCGTTCGAACAGCTCGGGCGTGAGCTGCTTGCCGTCGTAGTGGACGTTGCCCATGCGCTCCAGCCACTGGCGGGCCTCGGTCACGCGGGCCTGGGAGGCGTTCTCGCTACGCCGGACGATCTCCCACTGGTCGATCTCCTCGACGTCCACGCCGAACGTCCGCATCCACTGGTCGGTGTTCGCGACCGCGGTGTACATGCCCATCGGCCGGCCGCCGATCCTGCCGAACGTCGACCCGCGCAGCCCCCGCACGGCCTTCGCCGCCCGCACCTCGGTCAGGACCCGGTCGAGGACGGCCGGGTCGGCGATGTCGCCCCAGGCGCGGGCGTGCACCCGCCCGATCTGGTCGAGCCCGCCGCCGCCGGCCAGCATGCCGACCATACCCGGCTGGGCGGGGTCGATGTTGGCCATGAGCAGCAGGGGGCCGGGCGTGGACTCCGCGGCCAGCATGGTGAAATGCGGGAACGCCCAGACGGCGTAGTTGAAGATCGTCAAATCGGGCCGCCGGTCGGCCAGCCAGCGGGCCTGCGACGTGGCCAGCTCGTTGGTCCACACGATCTCCGGCGCCACGATCACCTCGTGGCCCTCCTTGCGCAACGCCTCCGCCAGGGTGGTGGTGGCGGCGTCGATGTGGTCCACGAGATCGCGGGCGACGAAGTCGCGCCCGTCCGAGATGCTCAGGACTCCGATACGTGCCACGGTCGTTGACCTCCATAGGTCGTGAAGAGGGAGAAATCGATTGCTCAGAAATCGATTTCCCCTAAGCTAAATCCCGCCCGTTGGACCGTCAATGCTGGGTTAGATCACAGATATGCAACGGTGAAGCGATTTCTCAAAGGCTTCAGCCGTGATGCGGCCGCCCGGTCTTGGCGCCGATGTGGAGGGGTCTCAGGCAACGCACTCCCTCGCACGGTTCCAGCGCCTTCCTAGGCGGAGATGGGGCGTTGGAGCTGCCTGCGGGAGGTGATGCCGAGCTTGCGGAAGACCTTGCGCAGGTGCCATTCGACGGTGTGCGGGCTGATGAAGAGCCGGGCTCCGATTTCGGGATTCGTCAGGCCCTCGCGGACGAGCCGGACGATCTGGGCTTCCTGGGCGGTGAGTTCGCTGGTGGTCTCGACGGTGCGTTTGCGTACCTGCTCGCCGGTGGCCAGCAGCTCGCGCTCGGCCCGCTGGGCGAAGGCCTCCATGCCCATCGTGGTGAACGACTCATGGGCGGCACGCAGCTGCTCGCGCGCGTCCCGCTGACGGCGCTCTCGCCGCAGCCATTCGCCGTACAGAAGATGGGAGCGGGCCAGTTCCCCGCGGACCGCTGCGCGGCCGAGCCGCTCGATCGCCTCGCGGTAGTGGTCCTCAGCGGCCGCTCCCGTGCTGAGGAGCGCGCGGGAGCGCGCTTCGACGCCCAGCGCCCAGTCCGTGTCGCTCGGACCTGTTGTCTCGGCGAGTCGCTTGAGCGCGTCGGCGGCCTGCTCTGGTGCGCCGCTCCGGGCAGCGGCCTCAACGTGCTCCACGAGAACCCACGTCGCCGCGGCGCCCACTTCGGGCCCGCGGCGCCTGCCGGCGTCGCTCGCCGCCGCCGCCGCTTGTTCGTACCGGCCAAGACTGTTGCAGAGCATGGCTCTTGCCCAGCCGACGACGGTCAGTGCGTTTCCCTCGCCCCTGCGCACGCCCTCCGCCGCGACGGCAGCCAACAACCTTGTGCAGTCGGCTTCACGGCCTTGCCAGGCGGCGAGGAACAGGGCGGCGTAAGGCAGCAGGGGAATGCCGATCGCCTGCGAGACCATGCTCACCTCCTCGGCCAGCGAAGCGGCCTCGGTCAGCTCACCGGCGAACACGTGCACAGCGGTACGTGCGGTGAGGGCGAAAGGGAGCGCGGTGGCCTGGCCGGTCTCCCGGGTGAGCTGGAGGTGACGGGTGGCGAGCCGACCCCAGGTCTCGTGGTCCCACAGGCCCGCGCTGATCACATTGGCCAGCCAGAGCCAGCGCAGCCCTTCCTCCTCGGGGAGATCAGGTGCCAGGAACGCGCTCAGCGCCAGTTTCAATGCCGGTGTCCCGGCGTCGTAGCCTTCGGTGATCAGCGTCGTCGCGCCGTCGAGGAGCAGGTCGGTTGCGCGTGGGCGCCGTGCCGTGGGCGGCGCCGATCGGGCGGCCTGGGCCGCTTCGAGCTGGCCGACGCCGTTGGCCAGGCGGCCGGCGAACATCGCCGCGCTGATCGCCTCCAGGTATGTTTCGCGGGCGAGCGGCACGTCATGCGGCTCCAGTTGCCGGGCGGCCTTGAGCAGCAACGGGGCGGCGTCGCTGCCGCGTTCCACGGCGAAGGCGATCTGGGCGCGCAGCAGGTCGACCCGGCCACGCCGGCGCTCGTCGAGCGGGCCCGCCGCCGCGATGGACAGCAGCCTCAGTGCGGCGTCCGGCGTACCCGCGTGGTGGCTCGCCTGCGCGGCGGCCAGCGCGCGCTCCTGGCGGCGGGCCGGATCGGGGGTCAGCTCGACCGCCCGTGCCAGGAACGCCGCGGCCGCCGCCAGCCCGCCGCGGGCCTGTGCGCGCCCGGCCGAGCGTTCGAGCTCTGCCGCGACGTGCTCGTCCGGGCCTTGCGTTCCTTGTGCCGCGTGCCAGGCGCGGCGGTCGGGGTCGGCCTGCGGGTCGGTGACATCGGCCAGCACGCGATGGGCCCGACGCCGCTCCTCGGGCGGGGGCGCCCAGTAGACGGCCGAGCGCACCAGCGGATGGTGAAACCGTACCCGCTCGCTGATCTGGACCAATCCGGCGGACACGGCGGGCGTGGCCGCCTCGATGCCGATGCCGAGCCGGTCGGCCGCCCGCCACAACAAGGCCGGCTCGCCACCGGGCTCCGCGGCCGCGATCAGCAGCAACCGCCGCGTCTCCGGCGGGAGCCGGAGCACCCGCCGCTGGTAGAGCTCCTGGATCCGGCCGGTGAGGACCCGCGCGCTGGGCAGGCCGAAACCACCCGCGAGCTCTGCCGGGGTCGAGTCCTTCGGCAGCTCCAGCAGCGCCAGGGGGTTGCCCCGCGTCTCGGCGACGATCCGATCGAGCACCTGTTCGTCCCACAGTCCGGGCAGCGCGGAACGCAGCAGATTCCGCGCATCCTCATCAGGCAGGCCGGTGACCAGCATCTCCGGCAGGCCGGCCAACTCCGGCAGACCGGCCGGCTCCGACGCCTCGTCCGGGATCCGGACCGCGAACACGACCGCCACCGATTCGGCCAGCAGGCGACGGGCGGCGAACGCCAAGGCCTGCATGGACGCCCGATCGAGCCACTGCGCGTCGTCCACCAGGCACAGCAGCGGGCGATCCCGGGCGGCCTCGGCCAGCAAGCCGAGCGTGGCCAGCCCGACGAGAAAACCATCGGGCGCCGGTCCGGAGCTCAGCCCGAAGACCGCGCGCAGCGCATCGCACTGCGGGTCCGGAAGCTGCTCGAACCGATCCGCCATCGGGGCGCACAGCTGGTGCAGCGCGGCGAAGGCCAGCTCCATCTCCGACTGCACACCCGTGATGCGGCAGATGCGAAACTCCTGCTCCCGCCCGGCCACG from Nonomuraea polychroma encodes the following:
- a CDS encoding glycoside hydrolase family 172 protein; this encodes MRLSAIVGAAVLVAGGLIAAPAQAQQVTVTATAKGPVGWDVYRRLDRLPELPVGVQTKQFSSFDRTGDNNDGFEGKYSCLSTTGQGCVIAEHTGAGEVQAIWFTRDGGDVTRTGTITIELDGRKVVETSLQDVVNGKLGAPFAYPLVGNADQSSGGVYIQVPMPYTRSMRVTTEHNPFFYHVSYRTFADAEGVSTFDPADKAQDVIDRLKAGGDPKPPMPGARTHDAAIDLAPGASARVARTVGSGLLSQIRLRLPQAVQVLPKTEADEGRAFGAGGSSEFTVAIDPANDGVRLTRRIDPAIGRQVAKILVDGQEVAQWPPSKLGAAGMWAEEVVDLPASATKGKSKITIKNVFASSDLDYNEFTYWVDSAGKRTDTVDVGDAASEPAHNYKIVAQTWQGERTFAFPMNEDQLATIRSAQEVLQGLRLRISFDGHRTVDSPVGEFFGSGHAMMPVASLMSAIDAKTSTLTAWWPMPYRTGATVELYNDSGQAIEGQAVVTSTHSPIAGNVGYFRTQSRGGGTTPGTSWPFLRVTGAQGKFVGVSHTMRGPTNRNYLEGDERVYVDGSRTPQIHGTGTEDFYQAGWYFNRETFTTPFHGNTAHLAPATGCPADGDCTGAYRLMIGDAVPFGSSLTFDIEHGWTNDVEGVYSSTAYWYGRDQAAATQTDALTVGDQASEQQHGYTGQGEITTLDSAFEGDFRNPLTLKTTQRTTDGPVSFKLRIDRGNRGVELRRTGDQNLAGQHAEVTVNGHRLADWVQPLGNRTRRWLEDVYQIPAGVTKGKSEITVQLAPKTPWSAASYTAWSLR
- a CDS encoding L-fucose/L-arabinose isomerase family protein; protein product: MARIGVLSISDGRDFVARDLVDHIDAATTTLAEALRKEGHEVIVAPEIVWTNELATSQARWLADRRPDLTIFNYAVWAFPHFTMLAAESTPGPLLLMANIDPAQPGMVGMLAGGGGLDQIGRVHARAWGDIADPAVLDRVLTEVRAAKAVRGLRGSTFGRIGGRPMGMYTAVANTDQWMRTFGVDVEEIDQWEIVRRSENASQARVTEARQWLERMGNVHYDGKQLTPELFERQIRTYYAMRELIDEWNLDFSGIKGQPELTTHFCTMDLAEAFLNDPYDWEGPKETHVCATEADMDGALTMQILKLLSGDPVLFADVRHYHADKDVWDLCNSGQHATWYAARSDDPAENLARTHFYPEVFFFPAGGASVHHLAAPGAATFARLTRRDGAYRMHVMRGDFELYDDATNEAMARQSTFEWPHAFTRLHVPATEFLGRFGSNHIHAVPGDYVAELRAVCEQLGVAFEGFGDAA
- a CDS encoding helix-turn-helix transcriptional regulator, with product MRDRRAECAQLDGLLEAVRGGESRALVIRGEPGVGKTALLDYVAGREQEFRICRITGVQSEMELAFAALHQLCAPMADRFEQLPDPQCDALRAVFGLSSGPAPDGFLVGLATLGLLAEAARDRPLLCLVDDAQWLDRASMQALAFAARRLLAESVAVVFAVRIPDEASEPAGLPELAGLPEMLVTGLPDEDARNLLRSALPGLWDEQVLDRIVAETRGNPLALLELPKDSTPAELAGGFGLPSARVLTGRIQELYQRRVLRLPPETRRLLLIAAAEPGGEPALLWRAADRLGIGIEAATPAVSAGLVQISERVRFHHPLVRSAVYWAPPPEERRRAHRVLADVTDPQADPDRRAWHAAQGTQGPDEHVAAELERSAGRAQARGGLAAAAAFLARAVELTPDPARRQERALAAAQASHHAGTPDAALRLLSIAAAGPLDERRRGRVDLLRAQIAFAVERGSDAAPLLLKAARQLEPHDVPLARETYLEAISAAMFAGRLANGVGQLEAAQAARSAPPTARRPRATDLLLDGATTLITEGYDAGTPALKLALSAFLAPDLPEEEGLRWLWLANVISAGLWDHETWGRLATRHLQLTRETGQATALPFALTARTAVHVFAGELTEAASLAEEVSMVSQAIGIPLLPYAALFLAAWQGREADCTRLLAAVAAEGVRRGEGNALTVVGWARAMLCNSLGRYEQAAAAASDAGRRRGPEVGAAATWVLVEHVEAAARSGAPEQAADALKRLAETTGPSDTDWALGVEARSRALLSTGAAAEDHYREAIERLGRAAVRGELARSHLLYGEWLRRERRQRDAREQLRAAHESFTTMGMEAFAQRAERELLATGEQVRKRTVETTSELTAQEAQIVRLVREGLTNPEIGARLFISPHTVEWHLRKVFRKLGITSRRQLQRPISA